The following are encoded together in the Natronincola ferrireducens genome:
- the ppdK gene encoding pyruvate, phosphate dikinase, whose amino-acid sequence MKKYVYSFNEGTAAMKSLLGGKGANLAEMTKIGLPVPSGFTVTTEACNEYYNAGEKLWNELKEEVLNHLANLEEKMGKRLGAVENTLLVSVRSGSPISMPGMMDTILNLGLNDETVEGLASATNNPRFAYDSYRRFIQMFGDVVLEIPKYKFDSILEKKKDEKNIEEDTDLTAVDLQVIIEEYKAIVKREKNIDFPQDVKDQLFMSIEAVFRSWNNPRAKVYRNLNDISDTLGTAVNIQSMVFGNMGETSGTGVAFTRDPSTGEKKLFGEFLMNAQGEDVVAGIRTPKPIEELRSKMPQAYDRFLEVANLLEEHYKDMQDIEFTIENSNLYILQTRNGKRTALAAVNIAVDMVKEERLTKEEAIMRIDPLQVEKLLHPTFDEEELKKATEITRGLPASSGAATGKIYFTPEDVVAAKNRGEKAILVRMETSPEDIEGMVASEGILTARGGMTSHAAVVARGMGKCCIAGAGEIRIEESNKFFKAGERLYREGEYISLDGNQGIVYEGEIPTTESQLTENFVELMTWADNIRQLKIRTNADTSRDAEKAIEFGAEGIGLCRTEHMFFEESRIYAIRKMILSTTEEARRNALEQLLPMQRQDFAEIFKAMGPRPVTIRLLDPPLHEFLPHDEEDIKQLAEKMEVSYYQLQEIVNDLKEMNPMLGHRGCRLAVTYPEIYEMQVKAIIEAAIIVKEKEGINVIPEIMIPLIGEIKEFQYVKGIVERTAKEILVERKADLQYLIGTMIEIPRAAVTADEIAAEAEFFSFGTNDLTQMTYGYSRDDAGKFIGEYKEKNILEKDPFQRIDRKGVGKLMEIAVKLGKTARPNIKLGICGEHGGDPNSIEFCHLLNLDYVSCSPYRVPVARLAAAQAAINNKDQRK is encoded by the coding sequence ATGTATATAGCTTCAATGAGGGAACTGCAGCAATGAAGTCTTTACTGGGGGGAAAAGGAGCTAACCTTGCAGAAATGACCAAAATAGGTCTTCCTGTTCCCAGTGGTTTCACTGTAACAACAGAGGCTTGTAATGAGTACTATAACGCAGGTGAAAAATTATGGAATGAATTAAAGGAAGAGGTTTTAAACCATTTAGCCAACCTAGAAGAAAAGATGGGAAAAAGGCTAGGGGCAGTTGAAAATACCCTCTTAGTCTCCGTTCGTTCCGGCAGTCCAATTTCTATGCCAGGTATGATGGATACCATATTAAACTTAGGATTAAATGACGAAACAGTTGAGGGTTTAGCTTCTGCCACGAACAATCCAAGATTTGCCTATGACAGCTATAGAAGATTCATACAAATGTTTGGGGATGTTGTACTGGAAATTCCTAAATACAAATTTGATAGTATATTGGAAAAGAAAAAGGATGAAAAAAACATTGAAGAGGATACAGATCTAACAGCTGTAGATTTACAAGTTATCATAGAAGAATATAAGGCTATTGTTAAAAGAGAAAAGAACATAGATTTTCCCCAAGATGTCAAGGATCAACTCTTCATGTCAATTGAAGCAGTATTTAGATCCTGGAACAATCCAAGGGCAAAGGTATATAGAAATCTCAATGATATTTCCGATACATTAGGAACTGCTGTAAATATTCAATCTATGGTATTTGGTAATATGGGTGAAACATCTGGCACTGGAGTAGCATTTACAAGGGATCCTTCCACTGGAGAAAAGAAGCTTTTTGGAGAATTCTTAATGAATGCTCAAGGTGAGGATGTGGTTGCAGGGATTAGAACTCCTAAGCCTATTGAAGAGCTTCGTAGTAAAATGCCACAGGCCTATGATAGATTTTTAGAGGTAGCAAATCTATTGGAGGAGCATTATAAAGATATGCAGGATATTGAGTTTACAATAGAAAATAGCAACCTCTATATCCTTCAAACCCGTAATGGCAAAAGAACAGCCCTAGCAGCAGTAAACATAGCAGTGGATATGGTGAAGGAAGAAAGATTGACAAAAGAAGAAGCAATTATGAGGATAGATCCACTGCAGGTAGAAAAATTACTACATCCTACCTTTGATGAAGAAGAATTGAAAAAAGCAACAGAAATCACTAGAGGTTTACCAGCATCTTCAGGGGCAGCTACAGGGAAAATTTACTTTACACCAGAAGATGTGGTGGCGGCTAAAAACAGAGGAGAAAAAGCAATTCTTGTAAGAATGGAAACTTCTCCGGAGGATATCGAGGGAATGGTTGCCTCAGAGGGTATTTTAACGGCTAGAGGTGGTATGACCTCCCATGCAGCTGTAGTAGCTAGAGGAATGGGAAAATGCTGCATAGCTGGTGCAGGAGAGATTAGAATTGAGGAATCCAACAAATTCTTTAAGGCAGGAGAGAGACTATATAGAGAAGGAGAGTATATTTCTTTAGATGGTAATCAAGGGATTGTCTATGAAGGTGAGATCCCTACAACAGAATCCCAATTAACAGAAAACTTTGTGGAACTGATGACCTGGGCAGATAATATAAGACAATTAAAGATTAGAACAAATGCCGATACCTCTAGAGATGCTGAAAAAGCAATAGAGTTCGGGGCAGAAGGAATAGGATTATGTAGAACTGAGCATATGTTTTTTGAGGAATCCAGAATTTATGCAATTCGAAAAATGATTTTATCTACAACAGAAGAGGCTAGAAGAAATGCTTTAGAGCAACTGTTGCCAATGCAGCGGCAAGATTTTGCAGAAATATTTAAAGCGATGGGACCTCGACCTGTAACTATAAGATTGTTAGATCCTCCATTACACGAGTTTCTACCTCATGATGAAGAAGATATAAAGCAATTGGCAGAGAAAATGGAAGTTTCTTATTATCAGTTGCAGGAGATTGTCAACGATTTAAAGGAAATGAATCCAATGTTAGGACATAGGGGATGTAGATTAGCTGTAACCTACCCTGAAATTTATGAAATGCAGGTAAAAGCAATAATAGAAGCGGCTATTATTGTAAAGGAGAAGGAAGGCATAAATGTCATTCCAGAAATAATGATACCTCTAATAGGAGAAATAAAGGAATTCCAATATGTAAAAGGAATTGTTGAAAGAACTGCTAAAGAGATACTAGTGGAAAGAAAGGCTGATCTTCAGTACTTGATAGGGACTATGATAGAAATACCTAGAGCCGCTGTAACTGCAGATGAAATAGCTGCTGAAGCAGAGTTTTTCTCCTTTGGTACCAATGATTTAACCCAAATGACCTATGGATATTCTAGAGATGATGCTGGGAAGTTTATTGGGGAGTACAAGGAAAAAAATATTTTAGAGAAGGATCCTTTCCAACGAATTGATAGAAAAGGTGTAGGTAAGCTGATGGAAATAGCGGTGAAGCTAGGAAAGACAGCTAGACCCAATATTAAACTTGGTATTTGTGGAGAGCATGGAGGAGATCCTAATTCCATTGAGTTCTGTCACCTATTAAATCTTGATTATGTATCCTGCTCTCCTTACCGTGTTCCTGTTGCTAGATTAGCAGCAGCCCAGGCGGCTATTAACAACAAGGACCAAAGGAAATAG
- a CDS encoding GGDEF domain-containing protein yields MKISASISTDILAIVALCSTICLAKRNPVINNEKNKMYISVSVVTIILLILEIFTILMDLSTNNKLVVFHRIANIIGFSLSPVVPFIFLMFYDNNEKRTFNKCLLAIPLFINTLICILSYSTGWIFFVDGQNHYLRGNIFMLPTIVSTFYFILIMIVFKRNTDEYQIDNRKLLVLIFFMPILGAIFQIIFKDLLLIWGCMAISLLLYYILLRELQFKYDIQTGIKNRVAFEKEMEQYSKDDKNAAIVVLDINNLKKNNDNHGHKAGDEIIFYTAKIIQESFATLGKAFRIGGDEFCIICEEITKESVDRGLEKLTNLLANLNEKRTIKIEIAYGYAFYIKNESESIYAIFTQADKAMYEHKARLKGCYGRRIND; encoded by the coding sequence ATGAAGATCTCAGCATCAATCAGTACGGACATTCTTGCTATTGTCGCCCTTTGTTCAACAATATGTTTGGCTAAAAGGAATCCAGTCATCAATAATGAAAAAAATAAAATGTACATATCGGTGTCAGTGGTAACTATAATTTTGCTTATTTTGGAAATATTTACTATTTTAATGGACCTTTCTACAAATAACAAACTCGTGGTATTCCATCGTATTGCAAACATTATAGGGTTTTCTTTGAGTCCTGTAGTACCCTTTATTTTTCTTATGTTCTATGATAATAATGAAAAAAGAACATTTAATAAGTGCTTACTAGCTATACCCTTATTTATTAATACCTTAATATGTATTCTAAGCTATAGTACAGGCTGGATCTTTTTCGTTGATGGTCAAAATCACTATTTACGTGGAAATATTTTTATGCTGCCGACGATAGTTAGTACCTTTTATTTTATTTTGATAATGATTGTCTTTAAACGAAACACAGATGAATACCAAATTGACAATAGAAAACTTTTAGTTTTAATCTTTTTTATGCCTATTCTGGGAGCAATTTTTCAGATTATTTTTAAAGACTTACTATTAATTTGGGGATGTATGGCTATATCATTGCTGCTATATTATATTTTGCTGAGAGAGCTACAGTTTAAATATGATATTCAAACTGGAATTAAAAATCGTGTAGCTTTTGAAAAAGAAATGGAACAATATTCTAAGGATGATAAAAATGCTGCCATTGTTGTGTTGGATATTAACAACTTAAAAAAGAATAATGATAATCATGGACACAAAGCTGGAGATGAAATCATTTTCTATACTGCTAAAATTATACAAGAAAGTTTTGCCACTCTTGGGAAGGCCTTTAGGATTGGTGGAGATGAATTCTGTATTATTTGCGAGGAGATTACCAAGGAGTCAGTTGACCGTGGACTGGAAAAATTAACTAATTTATTAGCAAATTTAAATGAAAAACGTACTATTAAAATTGAAATCGCTTATGGGTATGCTTTTTATATAAAAAATGAAAGTGAAAGCATATATGCTATATTCACTCAGGCTGATAAAGCTATGTATGAACATAAAGCAAGATTAAAGGGTTGTTATGGCAGAAGAATAAATGATTAG
- a CDS encoding response regulator transcription factor, whose protein sequence is MVNILVVEDDKNLQKLMIAVLKQRGYHVLNAKDGLEALEILDTTHIDLIISDIMMPNMDGYTLTEALRKSNYNLPILMVTAKETLEDKKKGFLVGTDDYMVKPIDMDEMVLRVAALLRRSRIINESRLVVGEIELDYNTLTVNNKGNSIVLPKKEFHLLFKLLSYPKQIFTRQQLMDEIWGMEAETDERTVDVHIKRLREKFSDCNEFEIVTVRGLGYKAEIKT, encoded by the coding sequence ATGGTGAATATTCTAGTAGTGGAGGACGACAAAAACTTACAGAAACTCATGATAGCTGTCTTAAAGCAACGGGGGTATCATGTTTTAAATGCAAAAGATGGATTAGAAGCTTTAGAGATATTAGATACTACTCATATAGATCTAATTATTAGTGATATTATGATGCCAAATATGGATGGGTATACTTTGACGGAGGCCCTGAGAAAATCAAATTATAACCTCCCCATTTTAATGGTAACAGCCAAAGAAACCCTAGAAGATAAAAAGAAGGGATTTTTGGTGGGAACCGATGATTATATGGTAAAACCCATTGATATGGATGAGATGGTTTTGCGGGTAGCTGCCTTATTACGTCGATCTCGCATCATTAATGAGTCTCGATTAGTAGTTGGTGAAATAGAGCTTGATTATAATACTTTAACTGTGAATAACAAAGGGAATTCAATAGTTTTGCCAAAAAAAGAATTTCATCTTTTATTCAAGCTTCTGAGCTATCCTAAACAAATATTTACAAGACAACAATTAATGGACGAAATATGGGGGATGGAGGCAGAAACTGATGAACGCACAGTAGATGTTCATATTAAGCGATTAAGGGAAAAGTTTTCTGATTGCAATGAGTTTGAGATTGTCACAGTTAGAGGGCTGGGCTATAAAGCGGAGATAAAAACATGA
- a CDS encoding MerR family transcriptional regulator, with the protein MKMRIGEFAKKHGITQDTIRYYLDIGLLVTEKKGGQYKFTKADSEDIKKIIELKSIDFSLNEIQSILIFQRLSGTNTDVFRNLYLPFLESKRNEITNELAKYNRMNDYLNSKINEIKSAELRAKQRLGLPMAALSILVCPICKASFKISDGSIEESMIIDANINCSCGYNAIIQEGVYIDRSAPRTKMINGKKMPTKEEFLSECSYTFVNFLYKGMATIIEYINKYKEEPKYIMELDNCVGFFLLQYIKDLPPTSTYIVIDYDKERILKLKNNLEMYYDHKNFIFLCCDFHKLPITQSSMDIVVDFGMSKTYLESEGKFLLDMILPLLKEKGIISGAYQYIGQNEKAKENIQLKNEDLFSRSKILKILDSLDITILDLIDIGPVLKDLQHKGPMKSTEVYKLAYVGRKTKK; encoded by the coding sequence ATGAAGATGAGAATTGGTGAGTTTGCCAAAAAGCATGGAATCACTCAGGATACAATCCGGTATTATCTAGATATTGGCTTATTAGTTACAGAAAAAAAGGGTGGTCAGTATAAGTTTACTAAAGCGGATAGTGAGGATATAAAAAAAATAATAGAGTTAAAGTCAATAGATTTTTCATTAAATGAAATTCAAAGCATACTGATATTTCAGCGCTTAAGTGGCACAAATACAGATGTGTTTCGAAATTTATACCTACCATTTTTAGAATCCAAGAGAAATGAAATCACAAATGAACTTGCAAAATATAATAGAATGAATGATTATTTAAATTCTAAAATTAATGAGATAAAATCTGCAGAATTAAGAGCAAAGCAAAGGCTAGGTTTACCTATGGCGGCATTAAGTATATTAGTATGCCCAATCTGTAAAGCTTCTTTTAAAATATCCGATGGAAGCATAGAAGAAAGTATGATTATTGATGCAAATATAAATTGCAGCTGTGGCTATAATGCTATTATTCAAGAGGGGGTTTATATTGATAGAAGTGCTCCCCGCACAAAAATGATAAATGGGAAGAAAATGCCCACTAAAGAGGAATTTTTATCTGAATGCTCTTACACCTTTGTTAACTTTCTGTACAAGGGAATGGCTACAATAATAGAATATATAAACAAATATAAGGAAGAACCTAAATACATTATGGAGCTGGATAATTGTGTAGGATTTTTTCTTTTACAATATATAAAAGACCTACCCCCTACCTCCACCTATATAGTTATTGATTATGATAAAGAGAGAATACTTAAATTGAAAAATAATCTAGAGATGTATTATGATCATAAGAACTTTATATTTTTATGCTGCGATTTTCATAAACTACCAATTACACAATCATCCATGGATATTGTAGTTGATTTTGGTATGAGCAAAACCTATTTGGAGTCTGAAGGGAAGTTTTTACTTGATATGATATTACCACTATTAAAAGAAAAGGGTATTATTAGCGGCGCATATCAATATATAGGGCAAAATGAAAAAGCTAAGGAAAATATACAATTAAAAAATGAGGATCTATTTAGCAGAAGTAAAATCTTAAAAATATTAGATTCCCTAGACATTACAATATTGGATCTAATAGATATAGGGCCTGTTTTAAAGGATCTTCAACATAAGGGTCCAATGAAGAGTACTGAGGTATATAAACTAGCTTATGTAGGTAGGAAAACAAAAAAATGA
- a CDS encoding zinc metallopeptidase, producing MFYSYGFWGFDPTVIILIPAIILTLYAQGRVKSNFTKYSRVPTRKGYSGVQVARVLLDQHGLQDIPIEVTRGQLSDHYDPTKRVVRLSGEVYQGNSIASISVAAHEVGHAIQHANGYAPLSLRNMVFPIARFGSSAAWGFIMVGLLIPSLGGLMDIGILLFGAAVAFQLITLPVEFNASSRALRLLNANGFIVGEEATGAQNVLRAAALTYVAAMASGIAQLMRLILIRNRRR from the coding sequence ATGTTTTATTCATATGGATTTTGGGGATTTGATCCAACAGTGATTATTTTAATTCCCGCCATTATTCTTACTCTCTATGCTCAAGGAAGGGTAAAATCCAATTTTACTAAATATTCGAGAGTTCCAACACGAAAGGGATACTCAGGAGTTCAAGTTGCTAGGGTGCTTTTAGATCAACATGGGTTACAAGATATACCTATTGAAGTGACAAGGGGACAACTGAGTGATCATTACGATCCAACTAAACGTGTCGTAAGGCTATCAGGAGAAGTTTACCAAGGAAACTCTATCGCCTCAATTAGTGTAGCTGCCCATGAGGTAGGACATGCAATTCAACATGCAAATGGATATGCCCCTCTATCTCTAAGAAACATGGTATTTCCTATTGCAAGATTTGGATCTTCTGCAGCTTGGGGGTTTATAATGGTAGGGTTACTGATTCCTAGCCTTGGTGGGCTAATGGATATTGGTATATTACTCTTTGGAGCTGCTGTAGCTTTTCAGTTGATCACCCTTCCGGTAGAATTTAATGCCAGTAGCCGGGCTTTACGATTACTTAATGCTAATGGTTTTATTGTTGGAGAAGAAGCAACAGGAGCACAAAATGTACTTCGAGCTGCAGCCTTAACCTATGTAGCCGCTATGGCAAGTGGAATCGCACAACTAATGAGATTGATTTTGATTAGAAATAGAAGAAGATAG
- the ftsH gene encoding ATP-dependent zinc metalloprotease FtsH: MKKEKYPQKPMIYYYIATIMIVMLLNAFIFPLIVQRNIMQVDYGTFLEKIKDGSIKTVEIQENQIAFTALNYEDEEKIFVTGRMDDPELVNRLYDAEVTFSRVIPKENSPIVSLMLSWIFPIMIFIALGQILTKSMSKNMGGGMMGLGKSNAKVYVETQTGKTFADVAGQNEAKEALTEIVDFLNNPSKYKEIGAIMPKGALLVGPPGTGKTLLAKAVAGEAKVPFFSISGSEFVEMFVGMGAARVRDLFKQAQAKAPCIIFIDEIDTIGKKRDNGGLGGNDEREQTLNQLLTEMDGFSGEQGVVILAATNRPESLDKALLRPGRFDRRVPVELPDLSGREAILKVHAKKIKVDSQIDFNAIARATSGASGAELANIINEGALRAVKCGRNYVVQSDLEEAVEVVIAGYQRKGAVISLKEKQIIAYHEIGHAIVAANQMESAPVHKITIVPRTSGALGYTMQIAQEENVLMTKEEAFNKIATYTGGRAAEELIFGTYTSGASNDIEQATKIARMMVTRLGMSKNFDMMGLETVSNQYLGGDTSLTCSSETAAKVDEEVLDIIKKAHEKAINILKDNLDKLHELSRYLIERETITGEEFMRILSI, encoded by the coding sequence ATGAAAAAAGAAAAGTATCCCCAAAAACCAATGATTTACTATTATATAGCAACAATAATGATAGTTATGCTTCTAAACGCCTTTATTTTTCCCTTAATAGTACAAAGAAACATTATGCAAGTAGATTATGGTACATTTTTAGAAAAGATTAAAGATGGTAGCATAAAAACTGTAGAAATCCAGGAAAATCAAATTGCCTTTACAGCTTTGAACTATGAAGATGAGGAAAAGATATTTGTAACAGGTCGGATGGATGATCCAGAATTAGTGAACCGTCTCTATGATGCTGAAGTTACATTTTCTAGAGTCATCCCAAAGGAAAATTCACCTATAGTAAGCCTTATGTTAAGCTGGATTTTTCCCATCATGATTTTTATTGCTCTCGGTCAAATATTAACAAAATCTATGAGTAAAAATATGGGTGGAGGTATGATGGGTCTTGGCAAGAGCAATGCCAAAGTCTATGTTGAAACTCAAACAGGAAAAACCTTTGCCGATGTTGCAGGACAGAACGAAGCGAAGGAGGCACTAACTGAAATTGTAGATTTTCTCAACAACCCATCTAAATATAAGGAAATTGGAGCCATTATGCCCAAGGGAGCTTTGCTGGTGGGGCCCCCTGGTACAGGTAAAACCCTTCTTGCAAAGGCTGTGGCTGGTGAGGCAAAGGTTCCCTTCTTTTCAATTTCAGGCTCAGAGTTTGTTGAGATGTTTGTAGGTATGGGAGCAGCAAGAGTAAGAGATCTATTTAAACAGGCTCAAGCCAAGGCTCCTTGCATTATATTTATTGACGAGATTGATACCATCGGTAAGAAACGTGATAATGGAGGTTTAGGAGGAAATGATGAGCGGGAGCAAACCCTAAACCAGCTACTAACTGAGATGGATGGTTTCAGTGGAGAACAGGGTGTTGTTATTCTTGCGGCAACCAATAGACCCGAATCCCTTGATAAGGCATTGCTACGTCCAGGTAGGTTTGACCGTCGTGTACCGGTGGAGCTGCCCGACCTTTCTGGTAGGGAGGCTATCCTAAAGGTTCATGCTAAGAAAATAAAAGTAGATAGTCAGATTGATTTTAATGCCATTGCTAGGGCGACATCAGGGGCTTCAGGTGCAGAGCTTGCTAATATTATCAATGAAGGGGCACTTAGGGCAGTAAAATGTGGACGTAATTATGTAGTGCAAAGCGATTTAGAAGAAGCAGTAGAAGTTGTTATTGCAGGATATCAGAGGAAAGGAGCGGTTATTTCACTAAAGGAAAAGCAGATTATTGCTTATCATGAAATTGGCCATGCAATTGTTGCTGCAAATCAGATGGAGTCTGCACCTGTCCATAAGATAACAATTGTTCCCCGGACTTCCGGAGCTCTGGGATATACAATGCAGATAGCCCAGGAGGAAAATGTATTGATGACAAAGGAAGAAGCCTTTAATAAAATTGCAACCTATACCGGAGGACGTGCTGCAGAGGAATTGATATTTGGAACCTATACGTCAGGTGCTTCTAATGACATTGAACAGGCAACGAAAATAGCAAGAATGATGGTGACACGGTTGGGGATGAGCAAAAACTTTGACATGATGGGATTAGAAACTGTTTCTAATCAGTACCTTGGAGGAGATACATCTTTAACCTGTTCATCAGAAACTGCAGCTAAGGTTGATGAAGAGGTACTGGATATCATTAAAAAAGCCCATGAAAAAGCTATTAATATATTAAAGGACAATCTGGATAAACTCCATGAATTATCTCGATATCTTATAGAAAGAGAAACTATAACAGGAGAAGAATTTATGAGGATTTTATCAATTTAA
- a CDS encoding HAMP domain-containing sensor histidine kinase produces MKKITLKLALFFIFLICASSALSFVGSTLYTKDIKNEIQLNQKEIAISILELEKKTNLSIEKIVNIMPTSMYDITSVEDIGLIEITEEELKHIKDNKIVFLTKGRFHDPVTILMVNDAYIQISLHPHNTIFKIIASRIWFSLMLYVTIGALLIIVLARRVVKPILKLTAATQEVAKGNFDIQVQNKSHDEIGQLTQNFNKMTRELKNIEYLRKDFITNVSHEFKTPIASIQGFAKLLQKWDLPQREREEYTNIIIEETTRLSNLSSNILKLSKLENQEIIEKKATFSLDEQIRKSILLLEHQWNKKNIEFDIHLDKIQYLGDEELLQQVWINLIGNAIKFSHSNSTINIQLKQIDEIIEVKIIDYGIGMSEETRERIFEKFYQGDKAHSYEGSGLGLSLVKRIIDLYSGSIYVESRLKEGSIFTVELPL; encoded by the coding sequence ATGAAAAAAATCACTTTAAAGCTAGCTTTGTTTTTTATTTTTCTTATTTGTGCCTCATCTGCATTATCCTTTGTTGGATCAACTCTTTATACGAAAGATATTAAAAATGAAATACAGTTAAATCAAAAGGAAATAGCAATTTCTATATTAGAATTAGAAAAAAAGACAAATTTAAGTATAGAGAAAATCGTTAATATTATGCCGACTTCTATGTATGATATCACTAGCGTTGAGGATATTGGTTTGATAGAGATAACTGAAGAAGAACTAAAGCATATTAAAGATAATAAAATTGTTTTTTTGACTAAGGGTAGATTTCATGACCCTGTTACAATACTTATGGTAAACGATGCTTATATTCAAATAAGCCTTCATCCCCATAATACCATTTTTAAAATTATTGCATCTCGGATATGGTTCTCACTAATGTTATATGTTACTATAGGAGCCTTACTCATTATCGTATTGGCTAGAAGAGTGGTTAAACCAATATTAAAACTAACTGCTGCTACCCAAGAGGTTGCAAAGGGTAATTTTGACATTCAGGTTCAAAACAAAAGCCATGATGAAATTGGACAGCTAACTCAGAATTTCAACAAAATGACAAGAGAACTAAAGAATATCGAGTATCTTCGGAAGGATTTTATCACCAATGTATCCCATGAGTTTAAGACACCTATTGCATCCATCCAAGGTTTTGCTAAACTATTGCAGAAATGGGATTTACCTCAGAGGGAAAGAGAAGAATATACAAATATTATTATTGAAGAAACAACGAGATTATCCAACCTTTCATCTAATATACTAAAGCTTTCAAAACTTGAAAATCAGGAGATTATAGAGAAAAAAGCTACTTTTTCTTTAGATGAACAAATTAGAAAAAGCATCTTGCTTCTTGAGCATCAATGGAATAAAAAGAATATTGAATTTGATATTCATCTTGATAAAATTCAGTATCTAGGAGATGAAGAACTGCTTCAACAGGTTTGGATTAACCTCATAGGTAATGCTATTAAATTCTCCCATAGCAATAGTACAATCAATATCCAACTGAAACAAATAGATGAAATTATCGAAGTGAAAATTATAGATTATGGCATAGGTATGAGTGAAGAAACTAGGGAGCGTATTTTTGAAAAGTTTTATCAAGGAGATAAAGCTCATTCTTATGAAGGCAGCGGTCTAGGTCTATCCCTGGTGAAGCGTATTATTGATTTATACAGTGGTAGTATCTATGTAGAAAGCAGGTTAAAAGAGGGTTCGATCTTTACAGTAGAGCTACCATTATAG